A genomic stretch from Arachis stenosperma cultivar V10309 chromosome 3, arast.V10309.gnm1.PFL2, whole genome shotgun sequence includes:
- the LOC130969251 gene encoding MACPF domain-containing protein NSL1-like isoform X2 — translation MPVSSDHAALLGTLSPQSAAEKAVQSIGLGYDVCRDIRFSACKDRLLQLDHNHTRDLLFPAGVIVPDVPTSVKCHQGDRFRASSGLLSFQQMSEFFNEKLSLSGKIPSGLFNAMFDMRNSWKKDAASTKSLAFDGCFITLYNVELDTNNRTHLTLSQDVKRAVPTSWNPAALAEFIQKYGTHIVVGIKMGGMDVVHIKQLKTSDAGPNEMETLLQQLANERFSEDLNRSSNGKTVKISGKLQDDQYMPWEQHLALAASVRPNVTSHSNNEDIISISVRRGGIVGIGQHHNQWISTISESPNVISMSLVPITSLLPSDRGYGFLRHAVNLYITYKPPTEELHQFLQFQLPREWALGVGPRRRKGKSPALQFSFMGSTLYVNTAKVNSGRRPVTGIRLFLEGRKSDHLGIHLQHLANLPSIIQILDNHDLESEWSGTSSIVRKSGFFSTLLSTRLSKGLHQIETDPKPLKDDASNAVGYHGESNTDQPVPTKPPKMLRFVDTKEVVRGPEDMPGHWMVTGARLYVQDGKISIKVKHSLLDYPDMDN, via the exons ATGCCTGTAAGCTCGGATCATGCTGCACTGTTAGGGACTCTGTCGCCGCAATCGGCCGCCGAGAAAGCCGTGCAGTCAATTGGACTTGGATATGACGTGTGCAGGGACATCCGTTTTAGTGCTTGCAAGGACAGGCTCCTCCAACTTGACCACAACCACACCAGGGACCTGCTGTTCCCTGCCGGCGTTATCGTTCCCGACGTTCCCACCTCCGTCAAGTGCCACCAAGGCGACCGATTCAGAGCTTCCTCTGGCCTCCTCTCCTTCCAACAG ATGTCTGAGTTTTTTAATGAAAAACTCTCTTTATCTGGGAAGATCCCATCAGGCCTATTCAATGCTATGTTTGACATGAGAAACAGCTGGAAGAAAGATGCAGCTTCCACTAAAAGCCTAGCCTTTGATGGCTGCTTCATAACTTTGTATAACGTTGAGTTGGATACAAATAATAGAACCCACTTAACTCTTTCTCAAGATGTTAAACGAGCAGTGCCTACCTCATGGAACCCTGCTGCCCTTGCTGA GTTCATTCAGAAATATGGTACTCATATAGTGGTTGGCATAAAAATGGGAGGAATGGATGTGGTTCACATTAAGCAGTTAAAAACTTCAGATGCTGGCCCCAATGAGATGGAGACATTGCTTCAGCAACTAGCTAATGAGAGGTTCTCGGAAGATTTAAATAGAAGTTCTAATGGAAAAACTGTTAAAATATCAGGAAAACTACAG GATGATCAGTATATGCCCTGGGAACAGCATTTAGCTCTCGCTGCTTCCGTTCGACCAAATGTAACAAGCCACTCCAACAATGAG GATATCATAAGCATTTCAGTTCGAAGGGGAGGTATTGTTGGCATTGGGCAACACCATAATCAGTGGATATCGACAATATCTGAGTCACCTAATGTCATATCAATGTCATTAGTGCCTATTACATCATTATTGCCTTCTGATCGAGGCTATGGATTTCTAAGGCATGCGGTGAATTTATATATTACAT ATAAACCGCCTACAGAGGAACTTCATCAATTTCTACAATTTCAGCTGCCTCGGGAATGGGCTCTTGGAGTTGGTCCCAGGCGTAGAAAAGGCAAATCTCCAGCACTCCAATTCTCATTCATGGGGTCAACGCTTTATGTTAATACTGCAAAG GTTAACAGTGGACGTAGGCCCGTAACAGGTATTCGCTTGTTTTTGGAAGGCAGAAAGAGTGACCACCTGGGAATCCATCTGCAACATCTTGCCAATCTTCCCAGCATTATTCAAATCTTGGACAACCATGACCTTGA ATCGGAATGGAGTGGTACTTCATCCATAGTAAGAAAATCTGGGTTCTTTTCAACATTGTTGAGCACAAGGCTTAGTAAAGGGTTGCATCAGATTGAGACTGATCCAAAGCCGCTAAAAGATGATGCATCTAATGCAGTAGGTTATCATGGTGAGTCTAATACCGACCAACCTGTGCCGACAAAGCCTCCTAAGATGTTGAGGTTTGTGGACACCAAGGAAGTTGTCAGGGGTCCAGAAGACATGCCTGGACATTGGATGGTCACTGGAGCCAGGCTCTATGTACAAGATGGCAAAATCTCCATCAAGGTCAAGCATTCCTTGTTGGATTATCCGGATATGGACAATTAA
- the LOC130969251 gene encoding MACPF domain-containing protein NSL1-like isoform X1, producing the protein MPVSSDHAALLGTLSPQSAAEKAVQSIGLGYDVCRDIRFSACKDRLLQLDHNHTRDLLFPAGVIVPDVPTSVKCHQGDRFRASSGLLSFQQMSEFFNEKLSLSGKIPSGLFNAMFDMRNSWKKDAASTKSLAFDGCFITLYNVELDTNNRTHLTLSQDVKRAVPTSWNPAALAEFIQKYGTHIVVGIKMGGMDVVHIKQLKTSDAGPNEMETLLQQLANERFSEDLNRSSNGKTVKISGKLQDDQYMPWEQHLALAASVRPNVTSHSNNEDIISISVRRGGIVGIGQHHNQWISTISESPNVISMSLVPITSLLPSDRGYGFLRHAVNLYITYKPPTEELHQFLQFQLPREWALGVGPRRRKGKSPALQFSFMGSTLYVNTAKVNSGRRPVTGIRLFLEGRKSDHLGIHLQHLANLPSIIQILDNHDLEYADDSLDKAYFEPVSSKMFSHVCTAPVECLDSHTGGYACIVTKAWFEVRLIKRKKVLFLRFEYSILSSSIIRRSEWSGTSSIVRKSGFFSTLLSTRLSKGLHQIETDPKPLKDDASNAVGYHGESNTDQPVPTKPPKMLRFVDTKEVVRGPEDMPGHWMVTGARLYVQDGKISIKVKHSLLDYPDMDN; encoded by the exons ATGCCTGTAAGCTCGGATCATGCTGCACTGTTAGGGACTCTGTCGCCGCAATCGGCCGCCGAGAAAGCCGTGCAGTCAATTGGACTTGGATATGACGTGTGCAGGGACATCCGTTTTAGTGCTTGCAAGGACAGGCTCCTCCAACTTGACCACAACCACACCAGGGACCTGCTGTTCCCTGCCGGCGTTATCGTTCCCGACGTTCCCACCTCCGTCAAGTGCCACCAAGGCGACCGATTCAGAGCTTCCTCTGGCCTCCTCTCCTTCCAACAG ATGTCTGAGTTTTTTAATGAAAAACTCTCTTTATCTGGGAAGATCCCATCAGGCCTATTCAATGCTATGTTTGACATGAGAAACAGCTGGAAGAAAGATGCAGCTTCCACTAAAAGCCTAGCCTTTGATGGCTGCTTCATAACTTTGTATAACGTTGAGTTGGATACAAATAATAGAACCCACTTAACTCTTTCTCAAGATGTTAAACGAGCAGTGCCTACCTCATGGAACCCTGCTGCCCTTGCTGA GTTCATTCAGAAATATGGTACTCATATAGTGGTTGGCATAAAAATGGGAGGAATGGATGTGGTTCACATTAAGCAGTTAAAAACTTCAGATGCTGGCCCCAATGAGATGGAGACATTGCTTCAGCAACTAGCTAATGAGAGGTTCTCGGAAGATTTAAATAGAAGTTCTAATGGAAAAACTGTTAAAATATCAGGAAAACTACAG GATGATCAGTATATGCCCTGGGAACAGCATTTAGCTCTCGCTGCTTCCGTTCGACCAAATGTAACAAGCCACTCCAACAATGAG GATATCATAAGCATTTCAGTTCGAAGGGGAGGTATTGTTGGCATTGGGCAACACCATAATCAGTGGATATCGACAATATCTGAGTCACCTAATGTCATATCAATGTCATTAGTGCCTATTACATCATTATTGCCTTCTGATCGAGGCTATGGATTTCTAAGGCATGCGGTGAATTTATATATTACAT ATAAACCGCCTACAGAGGAACTTCATCAATTTCTACAATTTCAGCTGCCTCGGGAATGGGCTCTTGGAGTTGGTCCCAGGCGTAGAAAAGGCAAATCTCCAGCACTCCAATTCTCATTCATGGGGTCAACGCTTTATGTTAATACTGCAAAG GTTAACAGTGGACGTAGGCCCGTAACAGGTATTCGCTTGTTTTTGGAAGGCAGAAAGAGTGACCACCTGGGAATCCATCTGCAACATCTTGCCAATCTTCCCAGCATTATTCAAATCTTGGACAACCATGACCTTGAGTATGCAGATGATTCACTTGACAAAGCCTACTTTGAGCCAGTTAGCTCCAAAATGTTTTCACATGTGTGCACTGCCCCAGTAGAATGCCTTGATTCTCATACTGGAGGCTATGCATGCATAGTGACAAAGGCCTGGTTTGAGGTTAGGCttattaaaagaaagaaagttcTTTTTTTGAGGTTTGAATATTCAATTTTATCGTCGTCGATAATTCGCAGATCGGAATGGAGTGGTACTTCATCCATAGTAAGAAAATCTGGGTTCTTTTCAACATTGTTGAGCACAAGGCTTAGTAAAGGGTTGCATCAGATTGAGACTGATCCAAAGCCGCTAAAAGATGATGCATCTAATGCAGTAGGTTATCATGGTGAGTCTAATACCGACCAACCTGTGCCGACAAAGCCTCCTAAGATGTTGAGGTTTGTGGACACCAAGGAAGTTGTCAGGGGTCCAGAAGACATGCCTGGACATTGGATGGTCACTGGAGCCAGGCTCTATGTACAAGATGGCAAAATCTCCATCAAGGTCAAGCATTCCTTGTTGGATTATCCGGATATGGACAATTAA
- the LOC130969251 gene encoding MACPF domain-containing protein NSL1-like isoform X3: MPVSSDHAALLGTLSPQSAAEKAVQSIGLGYDVCRDIRFSACKDRLLQLDHNHTRDLLFPAGVIVPDVPTSVKCHQGDRFRASSGLLSFQQMSEFFNEKLSLSGKIPSGLFNAMFDMRNSWKKDAASTKSLAFDGCFITLYNVELDTNNRTHLTLSQDVKRAVPTSWNPAALAEFIQKYGTHIVVGIKMGGMDVVHIKQLKTSDAGPNEMETLLQQLANERFSEDLNRSSNGKTVKISGKLQDDQYMPWEQHLALAASVRPNVTSHSNNEDIISISVRRGGIVGIGQHHNQWISTISESPNVISMSLVPITSLLPSDRGYGFLRHAVNLYITYKPPTEELHQFLQFQLPREWALGVGPRRRKGKSPALQFSFMGSTLYVNTAKVNSGRRPVTGIRLFLEGRKSDHLGIHLQHLANLPSIIQILDNHDLEYADDSLDKAYFEPVSSKMFSHVCTAPVECLDSHTGGYACIVTKAWFEIGMEWYFIHSKKIWVLFNIVEHKA; this comes from the exons ATGCCTGTAAGCTCGGATCATGCTGCACTGTTAGGGACTCTGTCGCCGCAATCGGCCGCCGAGAAAGCCGTGCAGTCAATTGGACTTGGATATGACGTGTGCAGGGACATCCGTTTTAGTGCTTGCAAGGACAGGCTCCTCCAACTTGACCACAACCACACCAGGGACCTGCTGTTCCCTGCCGGCGTTATCGTTCCCGACGTTCCCACCTCCGTCAAGTGCCACCAAGGCGACCGATTCAGAGCTTCCTCTGGCCTCCTCTCCTTCCAACAG ATGTCTGAGTTTTTTAATGAAAAACTCTCTTTATCTGGGAAGATCCCATCAGGCCTATTCAATGCTATGTTTGACATGAGAAACAGCTGGAAGAAAGATGCAGCTTCCACTAAAAGCCTAGCCTTTGATGGCTGCTTCATAACTTTGTATAACGTTGAGTTGGATACAAATAATAGAACCCACTTAACTCTTTCTCAAGATGTTAAACGAGCAGTGCCTACCTCATGGAACCCTGCTGCCCTTGCTGA GTTCATTCAGAAATATGGTACTCATATAGTGGTTGGCATAAAAATGGGAGGAATGGATGTGGTTCACATTAAGCAGTTAAAAACTTCAGATGCTGGCCCCAATGAGATGGAGACATTGCTTCAGCAACTAGCTAATGAGAGGTTCTCGGAAGATTTAAATAGAAGTTCTAATGGAAAAACTGTTAAAATATCAGGAAAACTACAG GATGATCAGTATATGCCCTGGGAACAGCATTTAGCTCTCGCTGCTTCCGTTCGACCAAATGTAACAAGCCACTCCAACAATGAG GATATCATAAGCATTTCAGTTCGAAGGGGAGGTATTGTTGGCATTGGGCAACACCATAATCAGTGGATATCGACAATATCTGAGTCACCTAATGTCATATCAATGTCATTAGTGCCTATTACATCATTATTGCCTTCTGATCGAGGCTATGGATTTCTAAGGCATGCGGTGAATTTATATATTACAT ATAAACCGCCTACAGAGGAACTTCATCAATTTCTACAATTTCAGCTGCCTCGGGAATGGGCTCTTGGAGTTGGTCCCAGGCGTAGAAAAGGCAAATCTCCAGCACTCCAATTCTCATTCATGGGGTCAACGCTTTATGTTAATACTGCAAAG GTTAACAGTGGACGTAGGCCCGTAACAGGTATTCGCTTGTTTTTGGAAGGCAGAAAGAGTGACCACCTGGGAATCCATCTGCAACATCTTGCCAATCTTCCCAGCATTATTCAAATCTTGGACAACCATGACCTTGAGTATGCAGATGATTCACTTGACAAAGCCTACTTTGAGCCAGTTAGCTCCAAAATGTTTTCACATGTGTGCACTGCCCCAGTAGAATGCCTTGATTCTCATACTGGAGGCTATGCATGCATAGTGACAAAGGCCTGGTTTGAG ATCGGAATGGAGTGGTACTTCATCCATAGTAAGAAAATCTGGGTTCTTTTCAACATTGTTGAGCACAAGGCTTAG